The Pseudomonas triclosanedens genome has a window encoding:
- a CDS encoding glutathione peroxidase has protein sequence MHTRVSLLALTLLLPLAAQAAECPALLKTQGELPKLRSKDVLDLCELYAGKPLVVVNTASHCGFTPQFKGLEALYQKYKDQGLEVLGVPSDDFKQEAADAAETAKVCYGNYGVTFNMTSVQPVSGNDAIPLFKDLAAQADQVPRWNFFKYVVDRQGKVVAEFSSLTKPDDPELQAAVEKAIASQP, from the coding sequence ATGCACACTCGTGTTTCCCTGCTTGCCCTGACCCTGCTGTTGCCACTGGCGGCACAGGCTGCCGAATGCCCGGCGTTGCTCAAGACTCAGGGTGAACTGCCCAAGTTGCGTTCCAAGGATGTGCTCGATCTCTGCGAGCTGTATGCGGGCAAGCCGCTGGTGGTGGTGAATACCGCCAGCCACTGCGGCTTTACGCCCCAGTTCAAGGGGCTGGAGGCGCTTTACCAGAAGTACAAGGACCAGGGCCTGGAGGTGTTGGGCGTGCCGTCCGACGACTTCAAGCAGGAGGCGGCCGATGCCGCGGAGACGGCCAAGGTCTGCTACGGCAACTATGGCGTCACCTTCAACATGACGTCGGTACAGCCTGTAAGCGGCAACGATGCGATCCCGCTATTCAAGGACCTGGCGGCCCAGGCCGATCAGGTGCCGCGCTGGAATTTCTTCAAGTATGTGGTGGATCGCCAGGGCAAGGTGGTGGCGGAGTTCTCCAGCCTGACCAAGCCGGATGATCCCGAGCTGCAGGCGGCGGTGGAGAAGGCAATCGCCAGCCAGCCGTGA